Proteins encoded by one window of Glycine soja cultivar W05 chromosome 15, ASM419377v2, whole genome shotgun sequence:
- the LOC114387834 gene encoding E3 ubiquitin-protein ligase RNF216-like: protein MGDQGVLGVNVGREEEEDEFCSCCGDEDEEAWKETEEIVVEGLKDELDEFSVKMFFKGLSMAGVENSSSGFSGIGVFMERSSGFPAIRVQKKLDFYAEESMVDYLALLDGLLEATQNKIRRVFAFTDSELLHDQITFGKKLEMPLLTALRERILELANNFEDFVLNLIPSTDLEQPLHLAKVAIGLVTFPVNGEILLKNCSICCDDKPVPIMITLKCLHTFCSHCLRAYADGKVQSCQFPIRCPQPRCKYCMSVTECRSFLPFISFGSLEKALSEENIDHSDRIYCPFPNCSVLLDPHECSSARASSSSQSDNSCIECPVCRRFICVDCKVPWHSSMSCLEYQNLPEKERDVSDITLHRLAQNKRWKRCQQCRRMIELTQGCYHMTCWCGYEFCYSCGAEYREGQQTCQCAYWDEDNSEDSVAHSLQESEQWAWETFNSLSMIVDAYSDQERSQLALIQRFLAGGFSLSDHNPYQSPPRCTDSYVDPMKDLHQLPWLERFVSVISDNYYDDYIQ from the exons ATGGGGGATCAGGGTGTTTTAGGTGTTAATGTTGGgagagaggaagaggaagatgagtTTTGCAGTTGTTgtggagatgaagatgaagaagcgTGGAAAGAGACCGAGGAAATTGTAGTCGAAGGGTTGAAGGATGAGCTTGATGAATTTTCAGTGAAGATGTTCTTCAAGGGGTTGTCAATGGCTGGTGTTGAAAATTCAAGTTCTGGGTTTTCTGGGATTGGAGTGTTCATGGAAAGGTCTTCAGGTTTTCCTGCTATAAGGGTGCAGAAAAAGCTTGACTTTTATGCGGAGGAATCAATGGTTGACTATTTGGCACTCTTGGATGGGTTGCTGGAAGCTACCCAGAACAAGATCCGCAGGGTTTTTGCTTTCACTGATTCTGAGTTGTTGCACGACCAG ATAACATTTGGGAAAAAATTGGAGATGCCTCTTTTGACCGCACTGAGAGAAAGGATTCTGGAACTTGCCAACAATTttgaagattttgttttaaaccTTATACCCTCTACTGATCTTGAGCAGCCACTGCATTTGGCCAAAGTAGCTATTGGACTTGTCACTTTCCCTGTAAATGGTGAGATATTGCTTAAGAACTGTTCTATTTGCTGTGATGACAAGCCAGTGCCAATTATGATTACCTTGAAATGTTTGCACACATTCTGTTCACATTGCTTGAGGGCCTATGCTGATGGTAAAGTACAATCTTGTCAATTCCCTATAAGATGCCCTCAACCAAGATGCAAGTATTGCATGTCTGTAACTGAGTGCAGGTCTTTTCTTCCATTCATCTCCTTTGGATCACTGGAGAAAGCCCTTTCCGAAGAAAATATTGACCATTCAGATAGAATTTATTGTCCATTTCCAAATTGCTCTGTTCTCCTTGATCCTCATGAATGTTCATCAGCAAGGGCCAGTTCATCTAGTCAGTCTGACAACTCTTGTATCGAGTGTCCTGTTTGTCGGAGGTTTATCTGTGTGGACTGTAAGGTTCCTTGGCATTCTTCTATGAGTTGTTTAGAATACCAGAACCTGCCAGAGAAGGAGAGGGATGTTTCTGACATTACCTTGCATCGTCTTGCTCAGAATAAAAGGTGGAAGCGCTGTCAGCAGTGTCGTAGAATGATTGAGCTTACTCAAGGCTGTTACCACATGACATGCTG GTGTGGTTATGAGTTTTGCTATTCATGTGGTGCGGAATACCGAGAAGGGCAACAGACATGCCAGTGTGCATATTGGGATGAAGATAACTCTGAAGACTCAGTGGCGCACTCTCTTCAAGAATCAGAACAATGGGCATGGGAGACATTCAATTCTCTCTCCATGATCGTGGACGCATACTCAGACCAAGAACGATCGCAGCTTGCACTTATTCAAAGGTTCCTAGCTGGGGGTTTCAGTCTCAGTGACCATAATCCTTACCAATCTCCTCCTCGCTGTACAGACTCCTATGTAGACCCCATGAAGGATCTACATCAACTTCCATGGCTAGAGAGATTTGTGTCTGTGATAAGTGACAACTACTATGATGATTACATTCAATGA
- the LOC114387107 gene encoding protein argonaute 2-like, with amino-acid sequence METGAGGGGKGQQGGKTGIGIPQKPPEEPNLRPEWRRPTRTEQDVVLQPEWRRPRPSAPLSEPSNRVVEEELLFQPEWRRSKPSASAIANANASVWEPERRRSRPTATAFPWNQNYGVRKGMASSSGGGGGVERRGDPNDLWRRPAPPATDSVVPKLEKLQISKQLPASTCTLEKKDKISPIQRPDNGGTLAILTSRLRVNHFPVKFDPESIIMHYSVGVKPKVSSKFGQPQKLSNSDLSMIREKLFSDDPERLPLEMTAHDGAKNIYSAVQLPEETFTVEISEGENEKAISYSVTLTLVNKLRLCKLMDYLSGHNLSIPRDILQGMDVVVKENPARRAVSVGRHFYPTNPPVIMKDLHHGIIAIGGFQHSLKPTSQGLSLCVDYSVLAFRKQMSVLDFLHERIDNFKLDEFEKFRKFIEEALIGLKVNVTHRKCNRKYIISRLTPMITRYVTFPIDNTGGWNSNDVSLITFFKEKYGKDIVYKDIPCLDLGKDRKKNYVPMEFCVLVEGQRYPKERLDGISANTLKAMSLAHPNERECAIQKMVQSSDGPCSDLIQNFGISVNTTMTTIVGRVLGPPELKLGDPNGKIIKLTVDMEKCHWNLAGKSMVEGKPVEYWGVLDFTSCGPYKYKLRGKEFIQKLIGKYKKLGIYMQEPIWYEESSMKILASYDLLSELLEKINYICKYNQVHPQFLLCVMAKKSPGYKYLKWISETKLGILTQCCLSNSANEGEDKFYTNLALKINAKLGGSNVELSNGLPYFEDEGDVMFLGADVNHPGYQDTRSPSIAAVVATVNWPAANRYAARVFPQYNRSEKILNFGDVCLELVACYRRMNGVRPERIVIFRDGVSEYQFDMVLNEELLDLKGVFQRVNYFPTITLIVTQKRHHTRFFPEGWRDGSSSGNVLPGTVVDTKVIHPYEFDFYLCSYYGNLGTSKPTHYHVLWDEHKFTSDLLQKLIYEMCFTFAKCTKPVSLVPPVYYADLAAYRGRLYHEARIRMQSPKSTAFSSSKDASSASRTASFEQGFYTLHADLENIMFFI; translated from the exons ATGGAAACCGGCGCCGGTGGCGGTGGCAAAGGACAACAAGGCGGTAAAACCGGAATAGGAATTCCGCAAAAACCGCCAGAGGAACCGAATCTGCGACCAGAATGGCGGCGCCCAACCAGAACCGAGCAGGATGTGGTTCTGCAACCTGAATGGCGGCGACCAAGGCCTAGtgctcctctttcagaaccttCCAATCGTGTCGTCGAAGAGGAGTTGCTATTCCAACCGGAATGGAGACGCTCAAAGCCAAGTGCGAGTGCTATTGCGAATGCCAATGCGAGTGTTTGGGAACCTGAACGGAGGCGATCGAGACCAACGGCAACGGCGTTTCCGTGGAACCAGAATTACGGCGTTCGGAAAGGTATGGCGTCGAGTtccggcggcggcggcggggTTGAAAGACGCGGAGACCCTAACGACCTTTGGCGACGACCTGCTCCTCCGGCTACAG ATTCTGTAGTTCCCAAACTGGAAAAATTACAGATATCGAAACAGTTACCTGCCTCAACTTGTACCCttgaaaaaaaggataaaatttcACCTATTCAGAGACCTGACAATGGTGGCACGTTAGCAATTCTAACAAGCAGACTTCGTGTCAATCATTTCCCAGTTAAGTTTGATCCAGAGAGTATAATAATGCATTATAGTGTTGGTGTCAAACCTAAGGTTTCTTCAAAATTTGGCCAGCCTCAGAAATTATCAAATTCTGATCTGTCCATGATCAGAGAGAAACTGTTTTCTGATGATCCTGAGAGGTTGCCCTTGGAGATGACTGCACATGATGgtgcaaaaaatatttatagtgcTGTACAATTACCAGAAGAGACCTTTACTGTGGAGATCTCTGAAGGAGAGAATGAAAAGGCCATTTCATATAGTGTTACCTTAACTCTTGTTAATAAACTCAGGCTTTGCAAGTTAATGGACTATCTTAGTGGGCATAACCTCTCCATTCCTAGGGACATTTTACAAGGGATGGATGTGGTGGTGAAAGAGAATCCAGCTAGACGTGCTGTTTCTGTAGGACGACACTTCTATCCCACAAATCCTCCTGTCATAATGAAGGATCTTCACCACGGGATAATTGCTATTGGAGGGTTTCAGCATAGTTTGAAGCCTACATCTCAGGGTCTGTCCTTATGTGTAGACTACTCAGTATTGGCTTTTCGAAAGCAAATGTCAGTCTTGGATTTCTTGCATGAGCGTATTGATAACTTTAAATTGGATGAATTCGAAAAATTCAGAAAATTCATTGAGGAGGCACTTATTGGATTGAAAGTTAATGTGACTCATCGTAAATGCAATCGGAAATACATTATTTCAAGATTAACACCTATGATTACTAGGTATGTCACTTTTCCCATTGACAATACTGGTGGATGGAACTCAAATGATGTTAGTCTTATTaccttttttaaagaaaaatatggcAAGGATATCGTGTACAAAGATATTCCTTGTCTAGATTTAGGGAAAGACAGGAAGAAGAACTATGTACCCATGGAATTCTGTGTTTTGGTTGAGGGCCAAAGATATCCCAAAGAGCGTCTGGATGGTATTTCTGCGAATACATTGAAAGCAATGTCACTAGCTCACCCAAATGAGAGGGAGTGTGCAATACAAAAGATGGTGCAATCTAGTGATGGACCTTGCAG TGATCTTATTCAAAATTTTGGAATAAGTGTCAACACAACCATGACAACTATTGTAGGACGTGTACTTGGTCCTCCAGAGTTGAAGTTAGGTGATCCAAATGGAAAGATAATCAAATTAACAGTGGATATGGAGAAATGTCACTGGAATCTTGCTGGAAAATCAATGGTGGAAGGTAAACCAGTTGAGTATTGGGGTGTTCTTGATTTCACTAGTTGTGGGCCATATAAGTACAAATTAAGAGGCAAGGAATTCATTCAAAAGCTTATTGGTAAATACAAGAAATTGGGTATATACATGCAGGAGCCCATTTGGTATGAAGAATCTTCAATGAAGATACTTGCGAGTTATGATTTACTATCCGAATTACTTGAAAAAATTAACTACATTTGTAAATATAACCAAGTTCACCCGCAATTTCTTCTCTGTGTAATGGCTAAAAAAAGTCCCGGTTATAAGTACCTAAAGTGGATTTCTGAGACCAAACTTGGTATACTGACACAATGCTGCTTGTCTAATAGTGCTAATGAAGGGGAGGACAAATTTTATACTAATCTGGCTCTCAAGATCAATGCCAAGCTTGGCGGCAGTAACGTGGAGCTCAGTAATGGACTACCTTACTTTGAGGATGAAGGAGATGTTATGTTTTTAGGGGCTGATGTCAACCATCCTGGTTATCAAGACACCAGGAGTCCATCAATTGCAGCTGTGGTTGCTACTGTTAATTGGCCTGCTGCAAATCGTTATGCAGCACGTGTTTTCCCACAATACAATCGAAGTGAGAAAATATTGAACTTTGGGGATGTTTGTCTTGAGCTTGTTGCATGCTATAGGAGGATGAATGGAGTTAGGCCAGAAAGAATTGTTATTTTTCGTGATGGGGTGAGCGAATACCAGTTTGACATGGTTCTTAATGAAGAGCTACTAGATTTGAAGGGAGTATTTCAAAGAGTAAATTACTTTCCAACAATCACTCTTATTGTAACACAAAAACGACATCATACTCGATTTTTTCCAGAGGGCTGGAGAGATGGATCTTCCAGTGGCAATGTTTTGCCGGGAACAGTTGTCGACACAAAAGTTATACACCCTTATGAGTTTGACTTCTACCTTTGTAGTTACTATGGAAACCTAGGTACAAGCAAGCCTACTCATTACCATGTCTTATGGGACGAGCACAAGTTTACATCTGATTTATTGCAGAAGCTAATATACGAGATGTGTTTCACCTTTGCAAAGTGCACTAAACCTGTATCATTAGTCCCTCCTGTGTATTATGCTGACCTTGCTGCTTATAGAGGACGATTATACCATGAAGCAAGGATCAGGATGCAATCTCCAAAGTCAACAGCATTTTCATCTTCTAAAGATGCTTCATCAGCTTCACGAACTGCTTCATTTGAACAGGGATTTTACACATTGCATGCTGACCTGGAAAACATAATGTTCTTCATCTAA
- the LOC114387384 gene encoding O-fucosyltransferase 23-like: MEVLSKFLVGPLHSITSKCMVLLVTVLILRALLFPSFPGFDGIEWGNLVCIRTPLLNSDFGIQQDKFLEVPQLVWGLNNQKIAFARACLTARMLNRTLLMPSLSASLFYKEIDLLQPISFDKVFQFEKFNALCRGFVRLGCYSDVLNRTEVLKMEKGSGRRWTVERDLAQLKEHSKGSFDDYEVIRIVGKNPFLWHDHWPVKDYARVFECLDLTEEIAKEADRIVSRIRAVGREVTGNTEAVEVENNIITSDGSSFQPLPFVAVHMRIEIDWMIHCKNLEQRLNTNQICSGKKEIVERVGNIAGLKTPVVVYLAVADKLLNNSSSILDDWEEGFLPFEKKRLGVDGIYKKYPYLIQSAIDYEVCLRADIFVGNSFSTFSSLIALERTQKMIRINVTNMCGENVRWPSYAYNIPGESNGPMRWVTNMSESSLQAISYGTNHISC; the protein is encoded by the coding sequence ATGGAAGTGTTGTCAAAGTTCTTGGTTGGCCCATTGCATTCAATAACTAGCAAATGTATGGTTTTGCTTGTTACTGTTTTGATCCTTAGAGCACTGTTGTTTCCATCCTTCCCTGGCTTTGATGGGATTGAATGGGGCAACCTTGTATGTATCCGCACTCCATTGTTGAATTCGGACTTTGGAATCCAGCAAGATAAGTTTTTGGAGGTTCCTCAGCTCGTTTGGGGATTAAACAATCAGAAGATTGCATTTGCAAGGGCTTGCCTTACTGCTAGAATGCTGAATAGAACATTGTTGATGCCAAGCCTTAGTGCCTCACTGTTTTACAAAGAAATTGACCTCCTGCAACCAATTTCCTTTGACAAGGTATTCCAATTTGAGAAGTTTAATGCCCTTTGCCGTGGTTTTGTCCGGTTGGGATGCTATTCAGACGTCTTGAATAGAACAGAAGTGCTGAAAATGGAGAAGGGGAGTGGCAGGAGGTGGACAGTGGAGAGAGATTTGGCACAATTGAAGGAGCATAGTAAGGGCTCTTTTGATGATTATGAGGTAATTCGGATTGTAGGGAAGAACCCTTTCTTGTGGCATGATCATTGGCCTGTGAAGGACTATGCAAGGGTTTTTGAGTGCTTGGATTTGACAGAGGAGATTGCTAAGGAAGCAGACAGGATTGTGTCTAGGATTCGAGCTGTCGGAAGAGAGGTAACAGGCAACACTGAAGCAGTGGAAGTGGAGAACAATATTATCACCTCTGATGGATCTTCATTTCAGCCTCTTCCATTTGTTGCTGTCCACATGAGGATAGAAATTGATTGGATGATTCACTGTAAAAACCTAGAGCAGAGATTGAACACGAATCAAATCTGCAGTGGCAAGAAAGAGATAGTGGAAAGAGTTGGGAATATTGCTGGTTTGAAGACTCCAGTTGTTGTTTATCTTGCTGTTGCTGATAAACTCCTTAACAATTCATCATCCATACTAGATGATTGGGAAGAAGGGTTTCTTCCTTTTGAGAAGAAGAGGCTTGGTGTTGATGGAATTTATAAGAAGTATCCCTATTTAATTCAGTCTGCAATTGACTATGAAGTGTGTTTAAGAGCTGACATCTTTGTGGGAAACAGTTTCTCCACATTTTCAAGTCTTATAGCTCTTGAAAGAACACAGAAGATGATCAGAATAAATGTCACCAACATGTGTGGAGAGAATGTAAGATGGCCTTCTTATGCTTATAATATACCAGGAGAATCAAATGGCCCAATGAGATGGGTGACAAATATGTCAGAATCAAGTCTTCAAGCAATCAGCTATGGCACCAATCACATCTCTTGTTGA